In one Oncorhynchus masou masou isolate Uvic2021 chromosome 23, UVic_Omas_1.1, whole genome shotgun sequence genomic region, the following are encoded:
- the LOC135510393 gene encoding astrocytic phosphoprotein PEA-15-like yields MSEYSSLLSDLSENITNEDLDQLKSACKEDITEDQSNTITSSNEWFNYLEENQKLAQDNLSYIEHIFEISRRPDLLTRVIEYRTTVLKISEDDEIDTKLTRIPSAKKYKDIIRQPSEDEIIKLAPPPKKV; encoded by the exons ATGTCGGAGTACAGCTCTTTGCTCAGTGACCTGTCTGAAAACATCACCAATGAGGACTTGGACCAGCTGAAGTCTGCCTGCAAGGAGGACATCACAGAGGACCAGAGcaacaccatcacctcctccAATGAGTGGTTCAACTACCTGGAGGAGAACCAAAAGCTGGCACAGG ATAACCTGTCGTACATTGAGCACATCTTTGAGATCTCACGGCGACCAGACCTGCTGACCCGTGTCATCGAGTACCGCACCACGGTTCTCAAGATCTCTGAAGACGATGAGATCGACACCAAGCTCACACGCATCCCCTCCGCCAAGAAGTACAAAG ATATCATTCGCCAACCCTCTGAAGATGAGATCATCAAGCTGGCTCCTCCCCCTAAAAAAGTGTGA